The following are from one region of the Anabas testudineus chromosome 2, fAnaTes1.2, whole genome shotgun sequence genome:
- the LOC113163905 gene encoding guanine nucleotide-binding protein G(olf) subunit alpha-like — translation MGCLGGKTDEERLDEKVKREANKKIEKQLQKERQTYKATHRLLLLGAGESGKSTIVKQMKILHVDGFNSEEKQQKIQDIRKNVKDAIVTIVSAMSMLTPPVPLGNPDNQFRADYIRSIAPLSDFEYTEDFFEHTQKLWEDNGVKACFERANEYQLIDCAQYFLDRLESVRRTDYTPTDQDLLRCRVLTSGIFETRFQVDKVNFHMFDVGGQRDERRKWIQCFNDVTAIIFVAASSSYNMVIREDNSTNRLRESLDLFRSIWTNRFLKTISVILFLNKQDVLADKILAGKSKLEDYFPEYNNYQVPPDAVPDTDEDPKVIRAKFFIRDEFLRISTASGEGKHYCYPHFTCAVDTENIRRVFQDCRDIIQRMHLRQYELL, via the exons ATGGGCTGTCTGGGAGGGAAGACAGATGAAGAACGACTGGATgagaaagtgaagagagaagCAAACAAGAAGATcgagaaacagctgcagaaggagagacagacgtACAAAGCTACACACAGGCTGTTACTGCTGG GTGCAGGTGAGTCCGGTAAAAGCACTATTGTGAAGCAGATGAAGATTCTTCACGTCGATGGCTTCAACTCTGA agagaagcagcagaagattCAGGACATCAGGAAGAACGTGAAGGACGCCATAGTG ACCATTGTGTCAGCCATGAGTATGTTGACACCACCTGTGCCCCTTGGTAACCCTGACAATCAGTTCAGAGCCGACTACATCAGGAGCATCGCACCGCTGTCTGACTTTGAGTACACagag gaCTTCTTTGAGCATACTCAGAAACTGTGGGAGGATAATGGCGTGAAGGCGTGTTTTGAACGTGCCAATGAATATCAGCTGATCGACTGCGCTCAGTA cttcctGGACAGGTTGGAATCAGTTAGGAGGACAGACTACACACCTACTGACCAG GATTTGTTACGATGCAGAGTTTTGACCTCTGGGATTTTCGAAACCAGGTTTCAGGTGGATAAAGTCAACTTTCA CATGTTTGACGTAGGAGGACAGAGGGATGAACGCAGGAAGTGGATCCAGTGCTTCAATG ATGTGACGGCCATCATCTTTGTTGCTGCCAGCAGCAGCTACAACATGGTGATCAGGGAGGACAACTCGACCAACAGGCTCAGGGAGTCTCTGGACCTCTTCAGATCCATCTGGACCAACAG gTTTCTGAAGACCATCTCAGTGATCTTGTTCCTGAACAAACAGGACGTGTTGGCTGACAAGATTCTGGCTGGAAAATCTAAACTGGAAGATTATTTCCCAGAATACAACAACTACCAAGTACCTCCAGATG CTGTTCCAGATACCGATGAAGACCCCAAAGTGATCCGGGCCAAGTTCTTCATCAGAGACGAGTTTCTG AGGATCAGCACAGCAAGCGGCGAGGGGAAACATTACTGTTATCCACACTTCACCTGTGCTGTCGACACCGAGAACATCCGGCGTGTCTTCCAAGACTGTCGTGACATCATCCAGCGCATGCACCTGCGACAGTACGAGCTGCTGTGA